The genomic stretch TTAGTAATAGAATGATTTCTTTAGAAACAGGCGAAGTGGATGCTGCTTTTGACATTGGTATAATGGATAGACAGGCTCTTCTTAAAAGTTCAAAACTGTCTTTAATAGAAGTTGAAGCACCTTCTCAATTATACTTAGCTTTTGATCAAACAAATCCAATATTAAAAAATCTAAAAGTTAGACAAGCTATATCTTATGCAATTGATAATGGCAGTATTGCTGATGCAGTCTTTAAAGGTGCTGCAATCCCTGCAAATTCATCTATTCCTACTGCAATAAAAGGGCATTTAGATTCACTTAATCAATACAATCAAAATATTGAAATTGCTAAATCTCTTTTGAAAGAGGCAGGATTTCCCAATGGGTTTAATATGGATCTTTGGGTCAATGATGAATCAACAAGAGTTGATATGTGTATAATAATACAAGATCAGTTAAAGCAAATTGGAATAAATGTAAATGTTAAAGTTTTTGAATGGGGAACTTACTTAACAAAAACACTTGAGCATAATAAACCCTTATACCTTTTTTCATGGAACTGTACAACTGTAGATTCAGATTCCGTATTATACCCAATGTTTCACTCTTCACAACGTAATGGCTCTGCAAATAGAAGTAACTATGTAAATGAAACTGTTGATATATTACTTGAAAAAGCACGTCATTCAATTGATGAAGAACAAAGAATTAAATTATATGATGAAGCCCAGGAAATAATCCAAAATGAACTTCCTCATTATGTAATTGTATATCCTAAACTTAATATTGGAATAAATAACAGTGTTAAAAATCTTATTATGTTAAAAAATGGATACATTGATATTTCAAAGACATACATCTTAAAATAAAAATAAAAGAAACTGCAACTATAATCTCTCATTACAGTTGCAGTTTTTTAATATAACTATTTTATCAATTCAAATAATTTTTGTGCTGCTTTTAAAGGTCCCTCTTTTTCCATTCCCTTAATTCCTAATTGAGTCTTAATCTGACCAACTTTTACGCCTTTATCAAACATATCTTTAAAGAATTTTTCTATAAGTACATCTGTTTCCTTTTGTTTTTGCATTGGACCAAATGGGTTTGCAAAGTAAGATTCAACTATACCTACTTCACTTGTTGTTCCCTTAGCCATTCTTCTACCAGCTTTGAAAACTTCTATTGCATCTTTATAATCTTTAAAGAATTCCAATTCATCATTATCTGCTTTATCGTAGTTATTTGCATAGAAGAAGAAATCCACTGGATATCCCTTCATAATCTCTGCATAAGATGTAATTGGTATGATAATTCTCGAGTTTTTCTTATCTGGATTCATAAAAATACTTCTGTCAATCTCTTTATATGCATATCCTACATCTAAGTCATCCAATCTTACAAAAGCTCCAATCTCTGTTCCCACTCCAATAGGTGCATCTGTTCTATACTCAGAACTTCCTGGTAACAATGTTCCCATATCATCAAATATTACCTTCATATCTTTTACATATTTTTCGCTAAGTTTTCTAAATGCCTCTAAGCTTTCTGACTTACCTGCTCCACTGTCTCCCATTATAACAACATTGTAGTTGTTTCCATTTTTCATATTGATATGAACCATAGCTCCATGTATTGGAAGTCCACCTTTTTGAATCATTCTTATATTGTGAAGAGTTAAAATCATTTTTTTCATATAACCGAAGTAGTCAATATCTTCTCCGTAGTTTGCATATCCAATCATCATATTATTTATTTTATCATTGTAAAATACTGTTTTCATTTCAGTTGAGTAGTCTTTTACTCCATAGATATAGATAATATCTGGTTTTCTATTTCTATACTCCTCTTCTCTTGCAAGTTCAAACAGGTTACATAGAGCAACTCCCTGAGACATGAAATATCTGTTAAAGTATATAAAAGCTAGTGATTCTCCAACTTTAGCTGGATAACAGAACCAGTTTTCCTCATTTATACAGATATCTTTTAAAGGATTTTCAAATACTTCCTGGAATACTCCTGTTCTTGTATTTCTTTTTGGATATGTTATAAATGGTGGTTGTAATATTATTGTCTCTATAAATGGTACTTTTTCAAGAACAGAATATTCTGCTGGACAGTTTCTATTCATATCATTTAAAATAATTCCAGCATTCACAC from Fusobacterium sp. DD2 encodes the following:
- a CDS encoding ABC transporter substrate-binding protein, producing the protein MKKLISALIIFILILTCGKLLLGKNNEKKEKTEYKDTFIIAQKSDAKTLDPQKSIDSVSNKIINTIFDTLVKMDENLNIQPSLATSWERIDENTTIFHLRKNVKFHNGDILTSEDVKYSLEKGATSPQTAYLLDMIKEVEIVDKDTVKIITDKPFGPLLRHLSTTPASIVNKKIAIQMGNDFFNHPIGTGQFKLKEWIPGDKVILSAFDENWAGIPTIKTLIFKNIPEVSNRMISLETGEVDAAFDIGIMDRQALLKSSKLSLIEVEAPSQLYLAFDQTNPILKNLKVRQAISYAIDNGSIADAVFKGAAIPANSSIPTAIKGHLDSLNQYNQNIEIAKSLLKEAGFPNGFNMDLWVNDESTRVDMCIIIQDQLKQIGINVNVKVFEWGTYLTKTLEHNKPLYLFSWNCTTVDSDSVLYPMFHSSQRNGSANRSNYVNETVDILLEKARHSIDEEQRIKLYDEAQEIIQNELPHYVIVYPKLNIGINNSVKNLIMLKNGYIDISKTYILK
- a CDS encoding phosphoenolpyruvate carboxykinase — translated: MRQEATINRNSITVNFTVKYCNNAEALLNSDGFRRILEAYFDRIEKRQSPVYVYIKNSFDEDADLVKEMTRFFKLLIVLDNNEVCSLEEKYQRLFRDKNSLIEFIEKLYTYWRKFERYAIVRNSKKGEGLQNVNFIEAINNFKNLILSTYRQIEETVMGYKHRVYRQLNAGVNAGIILNDMNRNCPAEYSVLEKVPFIETIILQPPFITYPKRNTRTGVFQEVFENPLKDICINEENWFCYPAKVGESLAFIYFNRYFMSQGVALCNLFELAREEEYRNRKPDIIYIYGVKDYSTEMKTVFYNDKINNMMIGYANYGEDIDYFGYMKKMILTLHNIRMIQKGGLPIHGAMVHINMKNGNNYNVVIMGDSGAGKSESLEAFRKLSEKYVKDMKVIFDDMGTLLPGSSEYRTDAPIGVGTEIGAFVRLDDLDVGYAYKEIDRSIFMNPDKKNSRIIIPITSYAEIMKGYPVDFFFYANNYDKADNDELEFFKDYKDAIEVFKAGRRMAKGTTSEVGIVESYFANPFGPMQKQKETDVLIEKFFKDMFDKGVKVGQIKTQLGIKGMEKEGPLKAAQKLFELIK